The proteins below come from a single Gossypium raimondii isolate GPD5lz chromosome 2, ASM2569854v1, whole genome shotgun sequence genomic window:
- the LOC105788321 gene encoding ycf20-like protein isoform X1 — protein MIVYMACQVGRINLQAGLSISENDVVASSCLTLATCAIQRWSNELSLSGQSSKIGLKSLTFPKKSSTQRHGWKIALALDTGGVPGNGEDSLNSDSSNLGGTRLGRIVSAGGRQLLEKLNSARKNFPMKIFLLLLGFYTANALATILGQTGDWDVLVAGVVVAAIEGIGMLMYRKSPSLKTGRLQSIVVMVNYWKAGVCLGLFVDAFKLGS, from the exons ATGATTGTG TATATGGCCTGTCAAGTGGGAAGAATCAATTTGCAAGCAGGTTTATCAATATCGGAGAATGATGTCGTTGCAAGTTCATGTCTGACGCTTGCAACTTGTGCAATCCAGAGGTGGAGCAATGAGCTTAGTTTAAGTGGACAATCTTCGAAGATTGGTTTAAAGTCTTTAACGTTCCCCAAAAAGAG TTCAACACAAAGACATGGTTGGAAAATAGCATTGGCCTTAGACACTGGTGGGGTGCCTGGAAATGGTGAAGATAGTCTCAACAGTGACAGCTCTAATCTTGGTGGTACTCGACTGGGCAGGATAGTAAGTGCAGGTGGGAGGCAgctattagagaagttgaacTCGGCAAGAAAGAACTTCCCCATGAAGATATTCCTCCTCCTTTTGGGCTTCTATACTGCAAATGCTTTGGCAACTATTCTTGGACAAACAGGTGATTGGGATGTATTAGTTGCTGGGGTTGTTGTTGCTGCAATCGAGGGGATCGGTATGCTTATGTACAGAAAGTCCCCTTCTTTAAAAACTGGAAGATTGCAGTCGATTGTGGTAATGGTTAACTATTGGAAAGCCGGAGTGTGCTTAGGTCTTTTTGTTGATGCTTTTAAATTAGGTAGTTAA
- the LOC105788321 gene encoding ycf20-like protein isoform X2, whose translation MSVYMACQVGRINLQAGLSISENDVVASSCLTLATCAIQRWSNELSLSGQSSKIGLKSLTFPKKSSTQRHGWKIALALDTGGVPGNGEDSLNSDSSNLGGTRLGRIVSAGGRQLLEKLNSARKNFPMKIFLLLLGFYTANALATILGQTGDWDVLVAGVVVAAIEGIGMLMYRKSPSLKTGRLQSIVVMVNYWKAGVCLGLFVDAFKLGS comes from the exons ATGTCAGTG TATATGGCCTGTCAAGTGGGAAGAATCAATTTGCAAGCAGGTTTATCAATATCGGAGAATGATGTCGTTGCAAGTTCATGTCTGACGCTTGCAACTTGTGCAATCCAGAGGTGGAGCAATGAGCTTAGTTTAAGTGGACAATCTTCGAAGATTGGTTTAAAGTCTTTAACGTTCCCCAAAAAGAG TTCAACACAAAGACATGGTTGGAAAATAGCATTGGCCTTAGACACTGGTGGGGTGCCTGGAAATGGTGAAGATAGTCTCAACAGTGACAGCTCTAATCTTGGTGGTACTCGACTGGGCAGGATAGTAAGTGCAGGTGGGAGGCAgctattagagaagttgaacTCGGCAAGAAAGAACTTCCCCATGAAGATATTCCTCCTCCTTTTGGGCTTCTATACTGCAAATGCTTTGGCAACTATTCTTGGACAAACAGGTGATTGGGATGTATTAGTTGCTGGGGTTGTTGTTGCTGCAATCGAGGGGATCGGTATGCTTATGTACAGAAAGTCCCCTTCTTTAAAAACTGGAAGATTGCAGTCGATTGTGGTAATGGTTAACTATTGGAAAGCCGGAGTGTGCTTAGGTCTTTTTGTTGATGCTTTTAAATTAGGTAGTTAA
- the LOC105788321 gene encoding ycf20-like protein isoform X3 translates to MACQVGRINLQAGLSISENDVVASSCLTLATCAIQRWSNELSLSGQSSKIGLKSLTFPKKSSTQRHGWKIALALDTGGVPGNGEDSLNSDSSNLGGTRLGRIVSAGGRQLLEKLNSARKNFPMKIFLLLLGFYTANALATILGQTGDWDVLVAGVVVAAIEGIGMLMYRKSPSLKTGRLQSIVVMVNYWKAGVCLGLFVDAFKLGS, encoded by the exons ATGGCCTGTCAAGTGGGAAGAATCAATTTGCAAGCAGGTTTATCAATATCGGAGAATGATGTCGTTGCAAGTTCATGTCTGACGCTTGCAACTTGTGCAATCCAGAGGTGGAGCAATGAGCTTAGTTTAAGTGGACAATCTTCGAAGATTGGTTTAAAGTCTTTAACGTTCCCCAAAAAGAG TTCAACACAAAGACATGGTTGGAAAATAGCATTGGCCTTAGACACTGGTGGGGTGCCTGGAAATGGTGAAGATAGTCTCAACAGTGACAGCTCTAATCTTGGTGGTACTCGACTGGGCAGGATAGTAAGTGCAGGTGGGAGGCAgctattagagaagttgaacTCGGCAAGAAAGAACTTCCCCATGAAGATATTCCTCCTCCTTTTGGGCTTCTATACTGCAAATGCTTTGGCAACTATTCTTGGACAAACAGGTGATTGGGATGTATTAGTTGCTGGGGTTGTTGTTGCTGCAATCGAGGGGATCGGTATGCTTATGTACAGAAAGTCCCCTTCTTTAAAAACTGGAAGATTGCAGTCGATTGTGGTAATGGTTAACTATTGGAAAGCCGGAGTGTGCTTAGGTCTTTTTGTTGATGCTTTTAAATTAGGTAGTTAA